Proteins co-encoded in one Quercus robur chromosome 8, dhQueRobu3.1, whole genome shotgun sequence genomic window:
- the LOC126696279 gene encoding uncharacterized protein LOC126696279: MGSKRKSLHKLMAARGKGQTSKAPTKSQTHSDHPPAPLQILANLDLKANPNLKKKRPVESLEESEVGPRQGGKQQKMTREQRDKRAPLMESQEEIERAEIIQQVFVAEQWCRDNRKLAYVEALSRAEVEKALGALKQEHHELSENLKAAKSGFKSAEVGLKTAERQAEDQRQKLYVIETNLATEKQAVLDLKAALQKAKEEARLAKEEAQLVREAAEAEKKASYQLRAEETEARLSEELLEVYRDPCSIKSFFPPEIQEIPADAIGASEQAMVVPDAIPLVEITKGSGQVAFQGEDVEEEKGKGKGKGKKTSSKAKDLTKEAVTKDHGADLQVKDVPPPQSEQKEDPPAEA, from the exons ATGGGTTCCAAGAGAAAGAGTTTGCACAAACTAATGGCTGCACGAGGTAAGGGGCAAACCTCGAAGGCGCCCACTAAGAGCCAAACCCACTCTGACCATCCTCCAGCTCCTCTACAGATTCTAGCCAATCTCGACTTGAAGGCTAATCCCAACCTGAAGAAAAAGAGGCCGGTTGAGTCCCTCGAGGAAAGTGAGGTGGGTCCTCGCCAGGGCGGCAAACAGCAAAAAATGACTCGGGAGCAACGGGACAAAAGGGCTCCGTTAATGGAAAGCCAAGAAGAGATAGAGCGGGCTGAA ATCATTCAACAAGTATTTGTGGCTGAGCAGTGGTGCCGCGACAATCGCAAGTTAGCTTATGTCGAGGCCCTCTCTCGTGCTGAGGTGGAGAAAGCCCTAGGAGCCCTCAAGCAGGAGCACCACGAGTTATCTGAGAATCTCAAGGCAGCTAAGTCAGGCTTCAAGAGTGCTGAGGTTGGCTTGAAGACTGCTGAAAGGCAAGCTGAAGATCAACGCCAAAAGCTGTACGTGATTGAGACCAACCTTGCTACTGAAAAGCAAGCTGTGCTGGATCTCAAGGCAGCATTGCAGAAAGCCAAGGAAGAGGCCCGACTTGCCAAGGAAGAGGCTCAACTAGTCAGGGAAGCAGCTGAGGCTGAAAAGAAGGCTTCTTATCAGCTTAGGGCAGAGGAGACTGAAGCTAGGCTTTCCGAGGAGCTACTTGAGGTATACAGGGATCCCTGCAGCATTAAGAGCTTCTTCCCTCCAGAGATCCAGGAGATCCCTGCCGATGCCATTGGAGCTTCCGAGCAAGCTATGGTTGTTCCTGATGCCATCCCCCTAGTTGAAATCACTAAGGGTTCTGGTCAGGTAGCCTTCCAAGGCGAGGATGTGGAAGAAGAGAAAGGCAAAGGCAAGGGTAAGGGAAAGAAAACCTCCTCAAAGGCTAAGGATCTCACTAAGGAAGCAGTCACCAAGGATCACGGGGCAGATCTCCAAGTTAAGGATGTTCCACCTCCTCAGTCAGAGCAAAAAGAGGATCCTCCTGCTGAGGCTTAG